The Episyrphus balteatus chromosome 4, idEpiBalt1.1, whole genome shotgun sequence genome includes a window with the following:
- the LOC129919875 gene encoding uncharacterized protein LOC129919875, which produces MSQSNWTNREQKEVFIKLMEENPQIAKGFSTNRVDTDRFWREAAEKLNSFGPPAKDGATWKKVWADFKSKTKKKLADNEVKRKQSGFNDNNLQALTEFEEAIVRITSLIQSVHGISARVFGINPVEETATASKDVSMNSCLEENLETDAVNESQENLSENCRNRPKKDTPVQILQKQNEVQEVFFDQLCSKLDHIKDELHRMTRCLQKTEDIQKKSYEENRRHNLAVESLMKQKLDLKKKVLEVQLDQVMARLEAA; this is translated from the exons at GTCACAATCCAATTGGACTAATAGAGAGCAGAAGGAAGTATTCATTAAATTGATGGAAGAAAATCCCCAGATAGCTAAAGGATTTTCAACAAACCGGGTGGATACTGACCGCTTTTGGAGGGAAGCAGCAGAGAAATTAAACAGCTTTGGACCTCCTGCTAAAGATGGCGCAACCTGGAAAAag GTTTGGGCAGATTTcaagtcaaaaacaaaaaagaaactagCAGATAATGAAGTGAAGCGGAAGCAGTCGGGCTTCAATGACAATAATTTACAAGCACTTACTGAATTCGAGGAAGCAATTGTCAGGATTACCTCCCTTATCCAGTCCGTTCATGGCATAAGTGCCAGGGTATTTGGGATAAATCCGGTAGAAGAGACGGCGACAGCTTCTAAGGACGTATCTATGAATTCATGCTTAGAAGAAAATCTGGAAACAGACGCTGTAAATGAAAGCCAAGAAAATTTATCTGAAAATTGTCGCAATAGACCAAAAAAAGACACTCCAGTTCAAATTCTGCAAAAGCAGAATGAAGTTcaggaagttttttttgatcAATTGTGTTCCAAGTTGGATCATATtaaagacgaacttcaccgaaTGACTAGGTGTTTACAGAAGAccgaagatattcaaaaaaaatcatatgaaGAAAATCGTCGCCATAATCTTGCCGTCGAAAGTTTAATGAAGCAGAAGTTggatctgaaaaaaaaagttttggaagttcaaCTAGACCAGGTCATGGCAAGGCTAGAGGCTGCATAA
- the LOC129919874 gene encoding putative nuclease HARBI1 gives MAIVLFMGSGESGEELICRRRIMDASNPFEIESSKFIRNFRLNKSAFKYVLDELTTEVQRRTSLSIPPIIMLATTLRFVAEGGYQFGVGKDRSIKLSQSSVSNCIQKVTSALESKLCPKWINFKADEREKEVTRGHFYRKYGFPGVIGCVDGTHVAIKPPPPEIRHLFYNRKGFYSLNVLIICDEKMQIRYIDASHPGATHDALAWKVSSVRNYLLQQYAGGAQTNSWLLGDAGYPQEPWLMTPYRTPESGTSKSRYNIQHSKARNINERTIGLLKNRFRCCLKARQLHYSAEKAAQIVNVCAALHNICIHFKVADNAENLHMIEDVIENGLNDVDVENDGIYIQEARNARDRIAALF, from the exons atggcaattgttttatttatgggAAGTGGAGAGAGCGGCGAAGAGCTGATATGTAGAAGAAGAATAATGGATGCATCAAATCCATTCGAGATTGAAAGTTCAAA atttataagaaattttcgGCTCAATAAAAGTGCCTTTAAGTACGTGTTGGACGAGCTAACCACCGAAGTTCAAAGACGCACATCTTTGTCTATTCCTCCCATCATAATGCTAGCGACAACTTTGCGGTTTGTTGCAGAAGGAGGGTATCAATTTGGGGTAGGCAAAGATCGCAGTATCAAACTATCCCAATCATCTGTTTCAAACTGCATACAAAAGGTGACATCTGCTTTGGAATCAAAACTTTGCCCCAAATGGATAAATTTTAAGGCCGATGAAAGAGAAAAGGAAGTAACAAGAGGACATTTTTACCGAAAGTATGGATTTCCTGGAGTGATCGGTTGCGTTGATGGTACGCACGTTGCTATCAAGCCTCCTCCACCAGAAATAAGGCATTTATTCTATAATAGAAAGGGGTTCTATAGCTTAAATGTTTTAATT ATCTGTGacgaaaaaatgcaaataaggTATATAGATGCCTCTCACCCAGGTGCAACACATGACGCTTTAGCCTGGAAAGTATCTTCTGTGCGAAACTATCTTCTGCAACAGTATGCTGGAGGAGCACAAACAAATTCCTGGCTGCTAG GTGACGCGGGATATCCCCAAGAACCGTGGCTTATGACACCATATCGCACACCAGAGAGCGGAACTTCTAAAAGCAGATACAACATTCAACATTCCAAGGCACGCAATATTAATGAGAGAACTATTGGTTTACTAAAGAATCGATTCAGATGCTGTCTTAAGGCTAGGCAGTTGCATTACTCAGCAGAAAAGGCTGCCCAAATAGTAAACGTTTGCGCAGCCTTGCACAACATCTGTATTCATTTCAAAGTTGCAGATAATGCTGAAAATTTGCATATGATTGAAGATGTCATAGAAAATGGGCTTAATGATGTGGATGTTGAAAATGATGGTATTTACATTCAAGAAGCTAGAAATGCTCGTGACAGAATCGCtgcattattttaa